A stretch of Suncus etruscus isolate mSunEtr1 chromosome 9, mSunEtr1.pri.cur, whole genome shotgun sequence DNA encodes these proteins:
- the ADNP gene encoding activity-dependent neuroprotector homeobox protein isoform X1: protein MSTTPGHQTRHSAPKVTVRDSKMWLPCTEEKETMFQLPVNNLGSLRKARKTVKKILSDIGLEYCKEHIEDFKQFEPNDFYLKNTTWEDVGLWDPSLTKNQDYRTKPFCCSACPFSSKFFSAYKSHFRNVHSEDFENRILLNCPYCTFNADKKTLETHIKIFHAPNASTSNSSLSTFKDKSKNDGLKPKQADSVEQAVYYCKKCTYRDPLYEIVRKHIYREHFQHVAAPYIAKAGEKSLNGAVPLGSNAREECSIHCKRCLFMPKSYEALVQHVIEDHERIGYQVTAMIGHTNVVVPRAKPLMLIAPKPQEKKGMGLQSRIGSLASGNVRSLPSQQMVNRLSIPKPNLNSTGVNMMSNVHLQQNNYSVKSVGQGYGVGQSMRLGLGGNAPVSIPQQSQSVKQLLPSGNGRSYGLGTEQRSQAPARYSLQSANSSSLPASQLKSPSLSQSQASRMLGQSSSKPTVAATGPPPVNTSSTQKWKICTICNELFPENVYSVHFEKEHKAEKVPAVANYIMKIHNFTSKCLYCNRYLPTDTLLNHMLIHGLSCPYCRSTFNDVEKMAAHMRMVHVDEEMGPKTDSTLSFDLTLQQGSHTNIHLLVTTYNLRDAPAESVAYHAQNNPPVPPKPQPKVQEKADIPIKSSPQAAVPYKKDVGKTLCPLCFSILKGPISDALAHHLRERHQVIQTVHPVEKKLTYKCIHCLGVYTSNMTASTITLHLVHCRGVGKTQNGQDKTAAPSRLNQSPGLAPVKRTYEQMEFPLLKKRKLDDDSDSPSFFEEKPEEPVVLALDPKGHEDDSYEARKSFLTKYFNKQPYPTRREIEKLAASLWLWKSDIASHFSNKRKKCVRDCEKYKPGVLLGFNMKELNKVKHEMDFDAEWLFENHDEKDSRVNVSKTADKKLNLGKEDDSFSDSFENLEEESNESDSPFDPVFEVEPKIPNDNPEEHIPKVISEDVLESEEKLDQKEEEGSKYETIHLTEEPAKLMPDASDSEVDQDDVEWKDGASPLESGPGSQQVSDFEDNTCEMKPDTWSDDSSQSEDARSSKPAAQKKAPMPGDTEQLKWKNSSYGKVEGFWSKDQSQWKNASENDERLSNPQIEWQNSTIDSEDGEQFDNMTDGVAEPIHGGLTGVKLSSQQA, encoded by the exons aaACTATGTTCCAACTTCCTGTCAACAATCTTGGCAGTTTAAGAAAAGCCCGGAAAACTGTGAAAAAAATACTTAGTGACATTGGGTTGGAATACTGTAAAGAACACATAGAA GATTTTAAACAGTTTGAACCTAAtgacttttatttgaaaaacacTACATGGGAGGATGTAGGACTATGGGACCCTTCACTTACAAAAAACCAG gattaTCGGACAAAACCTTTTTGCTGCAGTGCTTGTCCGTTTTCTTCAAAATTCTTCTCTGCCTACAAAAGTCATTTTCGGAATGTCCATAGTGAAGACTTTGAAAATAGAATTCTTCTTAATTGCCCCTACTGTACCTTCAATGCAGACAAAAAGACTTTGGAAACACACATTAAGATATTTCATGCTCCAAACGCCAGCACATCAAATAGCAGCCTCAGCACTTTCAAAGATAAAAGCAAAAACGATGGCCTTAAACCTAAGCAGGCTGACAGTGTAGAGCAAGCTGTTTATTACTGTAAGAAGTGCACTTACCGAGATCCTCTTTATGAAATAGTTAGGAAGCACATTTACAGGGAACATTTTCAACATGTCGCAGCACCTTATATAGCAAAGGCAGGTGAAAAATCACTCAATGGTGCAGTCCCCCTAGGCTCAAATGCCCGTGAAGAGTGTAGTATTCACTGCAAACGATGCCTTTTCATGCCAAAGTCCTATGAAGCTTTGGTTCAACATGTCATTGAAGACCACGAACGCATAGGCTATCAGGTCACTGCCATGATTGGGCATACAAATgttgtggttccccgagccaaaCCTTTGATGCTTATTGCTCCCAAACCTCAAGAGAAGAAGGGCATGGGACTCCAGTCAAGAATTGGTTCCCTTGCTTCTGGAAATGTTAGATCTTTGCCATCACAGCAGATGGTAAATCGACTCTCCATACCAAAGCCAAACTTAAATTCTACAGGAGTCAATATGATGTCTAATGTTCACCTACAGCAGAACAACTATAGTGTAAAATCTGTAGGTCAGGGCTATGGCGTTGGTCAGTCAATGAGATTGGGTCTTGGTGGCAATGCCCCTGTTTCCATTCCTCAACAGTCACAGTCTGTAAAACAGTTACTTCCAAGTGGAAATGGCAGGTCTTATGGGCTTGGGACAGAGCAGAGATCCCAGGCACCAGCCAGATATTCCCTACAGTCAGCTAATTCCTCTTCACTTCCAGCAAGCCAGTTAaaatctccttccctctcccagtCCCAGGCATCTAGAATGTTAGGTCAGTCCAGTTCTAAGCCGACTGTTGCTGCCACAGGGCCTCCTCCAGTCAATACATCCTCAactcaaaaatggaaaatatgtaCAATCTGTAATGAGCTTTTTCCTGAAAATGTCTATAGTGTGCACTTCGAAAAAGAACATAAGGCTGAGAAAGTTCCAGCAGTAGCAAATTACATTATGAAAATACACAATTTTACTAGCAAATGCCTCTACTGTAATCGATATCTGCCCACAGATACCTTGCTTAACCACATGTTAATTCATGGTTTGTCTTGTCCTTACTGCCGTTCAACTTTCAATGATGTGGAGAAGATGGCAGCTCACATGCGGATGGTTCACGTTGACGAAGAAATGGGACCTAAAACAGATTCCACTCTAAGTTTTGATTTGACATTGCAGCAGGGTAGTCACACCAATATCCACCTCCTTGTAACCACATACAATCTGAGGGATGCCCCTGCTGAATCTGTTGCTTACCACGCCCAAAATAACCCACCAGTCCCTCCAAAACCACAGCCAAAAGTACAGGAAAAGGCTGATATCCCCATCAAAAGTTCCCCTCAAGCTGCAGTGCCCTATAAAAAGGATGTTGGGAAGACACTTTGCCCGCTCTGCTTTTCCATCCTGAAAGGACCCATATCTGATGCACTTGCTCATCATTTGCGAGAGAGGCACCAAGTAATTCAGACAGTTCATCCAGTAGAGAAAAAGCTCACCTATAAATGTATTCATTGCCTTGGTGTTTACACCAGCAACATGACCGCCTCAACCATCACTCTGCATTTGGTTCACTGCAGGGGTGTCGGGAAGACCCAGAATGGCCAAGATAAGACAGCTGCGCCCTCTCGGCTTAATCAGTCACCAGGCCTGGCACCCGTGAAGCGCACTTACGAGCAAATGGAATTTCCCTTGCTGAAAAAGCGAAAGTTAGATGATGATAGTGATTCCCCCAGCTTCTTCGAAGAGAAGCCTGAGGAGCCTGTTGTTTTAGCTTTAGACCCTAAGGGTCATGAAGATGATTCTTATGAAGCCAGGAAAAGCTTTCTAACAAAGTATTTCAATAAACAGCCCTATCCCACCAGGAGAGAAATTGAGAAGTTGGCGGCCAGTTTATGGTTGTGGAAAAGTGATATTGCTTCCCATTTTAGCAACAAGAGGAAGAAGTGTGTCCGAGACTGTGAGAAGTACAAGCCTGGAGTGTTGTTGGGCTTCAATATGAAAGAATTAAACAAAGTTAAGCATGAGATGGATTTTGATGCTGAGTGGCTCTTTGAAAATCATGATGAAAAGGATTCCAGAGTCAATGTTAGTAAAACTGCTGACAAGAAGCTCAACCTCGGGAAGGAAGATGACAGTTTCTCGGATAGTTTTGAAAACTTGGAAGAAGAATCCAATGAAAGTGATAGCCCATTTGACCCTGTTTTTGAGGTTGAGCCGAAAATCCCTAATGATAACCCAGAGGAACATATACCGAAGGTCATTTCTGAGGATGTTTTAGAATCTGAGGAGAAGCTAGACCAAAAAGAGGAGGAAGGTTCGAAATATGAAACGATTCATTTGACTGAGGAGCCTGCCAAATTAATGCCTGATGCTTCTGATAGTGAGGTTGACCAAGATGATGTTGAATGGAAAGATGGTGCTTCTCCATTGGAGAGTGGGCCTGGTTCCCAACAGGTGTCAGACTTTGAGGACAATACATGTGAAATGAAACCAGACACGTGGTCAGATGACTCTTCCCAGAGTGAGGATGCAAGGAGCAGTAAGCCAGCTGCCCAAAAAAAGGCTCCCATGCCAGGTGACACAGAGCAGTTGAAATGGAAGAATAGTTCCTATGGAAAAGTTGAAGGGTTTTGGTCCAAGGACCAGTCACAGTGGAAGAATGCATCTGAAAACGATGAGCGCTTATCCAACCCACAGATCGAGTGGCAGAATAGCACAATTGACAGTGAGGATGGAGAACAGTTTGACAATATGACTGATGGAGTAGCTGAGCCAATTCATGGTGGCTTAACTGGAGTTAAACTGAGCAGCCAGCAGGCATAA
- the ADNP gene encoding activity-dependent neuroprotector homeobox protein isoform X2, whose translation MFQLPVNNLGSLRKARKTVKKILSDIGLEYCKEHIEDFKQFEPNDFYLKNTTWEDVGLWDPSLTKNQDYRTKPFCCSACPFSSKFFSAYKSHFRNVHSEDFENRILLNCPYCTFNADKKTLETHIKIFHAPNASTSNSSLSTFKDKSKNDGLKPKQADSVEQAVYYCKKCTYRDPLYEIVRKHIYREHFQHVAAPYIAKAGEKSLNGAVPLGSNAREECSIHCKRCLFMPKSYEALVQHVIEDHERIGYQVTAMIGHTNVVVPRAKPLMLIAPKPQEKKGMGLQSRIGSLASGNVRSLPSQQMVNRLSIPKPNLNSTGVNMMSNVHLQQNNYSVKSVGQGYGVGQSMRLGLGGNAPVSIPQQSQSVKQLLPSGNGRSYGLGTEQRSQAPARYSLQSANSSSLPASQLKSPSLSQSQASRMLGQSSSKPTVAATGPPPVNTSSTQKWKICTICNELFPENVYSVHFEKEHKAEKVPAVANYIMKIHNFTSKCLYCNRYLPTDTLLNHMLIHGLSCPYCRSTFNDVEKMAAHMRMVHVDEEMGPKTDSTLSFDLTLQQGSHTNIHLLVTTYNLRDAPAESVAYHAQNNPPVPPKPQPKVQEKADIPIKSSPQAAVPYKKDVGKTLCPLCFSILKGPISDALAHHLRERHQVIQTVHPVEKKLTYKCIHCLGVYTSNMTASTITLHLVHCRGVGKTQNGQDKTAAPSRLNQSPGLAPVKRTYEQMEFPLLKKRKLDDDSDSPSFFEEKPEEPVVLALDPKGHEDDSYEARKSFLTKYFNKQPYPTRREIEKLAASLWLWKSDIASHFSNKRKKCVRDCEKYKPGVLLGFNMKELNKVKHEMDFDAEWLFENHDEKDSRVNVSKTADKKLNLGKEDDSFSDSFENLEEESNESDSPFDPVFEVEPKIPNDNPEEHIPKVISEDVLESEEKLDQKEEEGSKYETIHLTEEPAKLMPDASDSEVDQDDVEWKDGASPLESGPGSQQVSDFEDNTCEMKPDTWSDDSSQSEDARSSKPAAQKKAPMPGDTEQLKWKNSSYGKVEGFWSKDQSQWKNASENDERLSNPQIEWQNSTIDSEDGEQFDNMTDGVAEPIHGGLTGVKLSSQQA comes from the exons ATGTTCCAACTTCCTGTCAACAATCTTGGCAGTTTAAGAAAAGCCCGGAAAACTGTGAAAAAAATACTTAGTGACATTGGGTTGGAATACTGTAAAGAACACATAGAA GATTTTAAACAGTTTGAACCTAAtgacttttatttgaaaaacacTACATGGGAGGATGTAGGACTATGGGACCCTTCACTTACAAAAAACCAG gattaTCGGACAAAACCTTTTTGCTGCAGTGCTTGTCCGTTTTCTTCAAAATTCTTCTCTGCCTACAAAAGTCATTTTCGGAATGTCCATAGTGAAGACTTTGAAAATAGAATTCTTCTTAATTGCCCCTACTGTACCTTCAATGCAGACAAAAAGACTTTGGAAACACACATTAAGATATTTCATGCTCCAAACGCCAGCACATCAAATAGCAGCCTCAGCACTTTCAAAGATAAAAGCAAAAACGATGGCCTTAAACCTAAGCAGGCTGACAGTGTAGAGCAAGCTGTTTATTACTGTAAGAAGTGCACTTACCGAGATCCTCTTTATGAAATAGTTAGGAAGCACATTTACAGGGAACATTTTCAACATGTCGCAGCACCTTATATAGCAAAGGCAGGTGAAAAATCACTCAATGGTGCAGTCCCCCTAGGCTCAAATGCCCGTGAAGAGTGTAGTATTCACTGCAAACGATGCCTTTTCATGCCAAAGTCCTATGAAGCTTTGGTTCAACATGTCATTGAAGACCACGAACGCATAGGCTATCAGGTCACTGCCATGATTGGGCATACAAATgttgtggttccccgagccaaaCCTTTGATGCTTATTGCTCCCAAACCTCAAGAGAAGAAGGGCATGGGACTCCAGTCAAGAATTGGTTCCCTTGCTTCTGGAAATGTTAGATCTTTGCCATCACAGCAGATGGTAAATCGACTCTCCATACCAAAGCCAAACTTAAATTCTACAGGAGTCAATATGATGTCTAATGTTCACCTACAGCAGAACAACTATAGTGTAAAATCTGTAGGTCAGGGCTATGGCGTTGGTCAGTCAATGAGATTGGGTCTTGGTGGCAATGCCCCTGTTTCCATTCCTCAACAGTCACAGTCTGTAAAACAGTTACTTCCAAGTGGAAATGGCAGGTCTTATGGGCTTGGGACAGAGCAGAGATCCCAGGCACCAGCCAGATATTCCCTACAGTCAGCTAATTCCTCTTCACTTCCAGCAAGCCAGTTAaaatctccttccctctcccagtCCCAGGCATCTAGAATGTTAGGTCAGTCCAGTTCTAAGCCGACTGTTGCTGCCACAGGGCCTCCTCCAGTCAATACATCCTCAactcaaaaatggaaaatatgtaCAATCTGTAATGAGCTTTTTCCTGAAAATGTCTATAGTGTGCACTTCGAAAAAGAACATAAGGCTGAGAAAGTTCCAGCAGTAGCAAATTACATTATGAAAATACACAATTTTACTAGCAAATGCCTCTACTGTAATCGATATCTGCCCACAGATACCTTGCTTAACCACATGTTAATTCATGGTTTGTCTTGTCCTTACTGCCGTTCAACTTTCAATGATGTGGAGAAGATGGCAGCTCACATGCGGATGGTTCACGTTGACGAAGAAATGGGACCTAAAACAGATTCCACTCTAAGTTTTGATTTGACATTGCAGCAGGGTAGTCACACCAATATCCACCTCCTTGTAACCACATACAATCTGAGGGATGCCCCTGCTGAATCTGTTGCTTACCACGCCCAAAATAACCCACCAGTCCCTCCAAAACCACAGCCAAAAGTACAGGAAAAGGCTGATATCCCCATCAAAAGTTCCCCTCAAGCTGCAGTGCCCTATAAAAAGGATGTTGGGAAGACACTTTGCCCGCTCTGCTTTTCCATCCTGAAAGGACCCATATCTGATGCACTTGCTCATCATTTGCGAGAGAGGCACCAAGTAATTCAGACAGTTCATCCAGTAGAGAAAAAGCTCACCTATAAATGTATTCATTGCCTTGGTGTTTACACCAGCAACATGACCGCCTCAACCATCACTCTGCATTTGGTTCACTGCAGGGGTGTCGGGAAGACCCAGAATGGCCAAGATAAGACAGCTGCGCCCTCTCGGCTTAATCAGTCACCAGGCCTGGCACCCGTGAAGCGCACTTACGAGCAAATGGAATTTCCCTTGCTGAAAAAGCGAAAGTTAGATGATGATAGTGATTCCCCCAGCTTCTTCGAAGAGAAGCCTGAGGAGCCTGTTGTTTTAGCTTTAGACCCTAAGGGTCATGAAGATGATTCTTATGAAGCCAGGAAAAGCTTTCTAACAAAGTATTTCAATAAACAGCCCTATCCCACCAGGAGAGAAATTGAGAAGTTGGCGGCCAGTTTATGGTTGTGGAAAAGTGATATTGCTTCCCATTTTAGCAACAAGAGGAAGAAGTGTGTCCGAGACTGTGAGAAGTACAAGCCTGGAGTGTTGTTGGGCTTCAATATGAAAGAATTAAACAAAGTTAAGCATGAGATGGATTTTGATGCTGAGTGGCTCTTTGAAAATCATGATGAAAAGGATTCCAGAGTCAATGTTAGTAAAACTGCTGACAAGAAGCTCAACCTCGGGAAGGAAGATGACAGTTTCTCGGATAGTTTTGAAAACTTGGAAGAAGAATCCAATGAAAGTGATAGCCCATTTGACCCTGTTTTTGAGGTTGAGCCGAAAATCCCTAATGATAACCCAGAGGAACATATACCGAAGGTCATTTCTGAGGATGTTTTAGAATCTGAGGAGAAGCTAGACCAAAAAGAGGAGGAAGGTTCGAAATATGAAACGATTCATTTGACTGAGGAGCCTGCCAAATTAATGCCTGATGCTTCTGATAGTGAGGTTGACCAAGATGATGTTGAATGGAAAGATGGTGCTTCTCCATTGGAGAGTGGGCCTGGTTCCCAACAGGTGTCAGACTTTGAGGACAATACATGTGAAATGAAACCAGACACGTGGTCAGATGACTCTTCCCAGAGTGAGGATGCAAGGAGCAGTAAGCCAGCTGCCCAAAAAAAGGCTCCCATGCCAGGTGACACAGAGCAGTTGAAATGGAAGAATAGTTCCTATGGAAAAGTTGAAGGGTTTTGGTCCAAGGACCAGTCACAGTGGAAGAATGCATCTGAAAACGATGAGCGCTTATCCAACCCACAGATCGAGTGGCAGAATAGCACAATTGACAGTGAGGATGGAGAACAGTTTGACAATATGACTGATGGAGTAGCTGAGCCAATTCATGGTGGCTTAACTGGAGTTAAACTGAGCAGCCAGCAGGCATAA